Proteins from a single region of Rhipicephalus sanguineus isolate Rsan-2018 chromosome 5, BIME_Rsan_1.4, whole genome shotgun sequence:
- the LOC119395172 gene encoding dentin sialophosphoprotein, translated as MEVKEALARSCAAAAPGADDEGGDDACAGEGPENVNAAQSTAAVEISGNEADDFRGGEEETGECRTGEREVAEVGVAAHAMCADAARRDDVADPERAANGANSEVEKKKRKKKRDHDGRRSDVEATENAGDDKYAEVDEVSVAYAPVDCHDGNEEAEESRDGEVAAVEERKDEDNAGSDDGTGNWEGVANGGAVDKEDELAQHGGVSGETAPNTKREPKKNVKKDGGQEKNGVESKKYESEDDEEEAASDEVAPTAAANEDESADGKNKKNAEEANNDGDSSKARQADTEDADTDHEKEPDVNNSKRAGNHRQRQQGEKASDAEDKTSSRNGGRQHLTTTTWRSGRHPDVAGPGGYNGKTRHSE; from the coding sequence GTCAAGGAGGCTCTGGCGCGCTCGTGCGCCGCGGCGGCACCTGGCGCCGACGACGAAGGCGGCGACGACGCGTGCGCTGGCGAGGGCCCGGAGAACGTGAACGCCGCGCAATCCACGGCGGCGGTCGAGATCTCCGGGAACGAAGCCGATGACTTCCGAGGCGGCGAGGAGGAGACCGGTGAGTGTCGGACCGGCGAGCGGGAGGTCGCCGAGGTCGGCGTGGCGGCGCACGCCATGTGTGCAGACGCCGCGCGTCGAGACGACGTTGCGGACCCAGAAAGAGCAGCCAATGGCGCAAACAGTGAGGttgagaagaagaaaaggaagaaaaagagagaccaCGATGGGCGGCGCAGTGATGTGGAGGCCACGGAGAACGCAGGTGACGACAAATACGCTGAAGTGGACGAGGTGAGCGTTGCTTATGCGCCCGTTGACTGCCACGACGGCAACGAAGAGGCGGAGGAGTCCCGGGATGGCGAAGTAGCGGCCGTGGAGGAAAGGAAAGACGAAGACAACGCAGGAAGTGACGACGGCACTGGAAACTGGGAAGGAGTAGCCAATGGTGGTGCAGTGGACAAAGAAGACGAACTCGCACAGCATGGAGGCGTCAGCGGCGAGACAGCCCCAAATACAAAACGCGAACCGAAGAAGAACGTTAAGAAGGATGGTGGTCAAGAAAAGAACGGGGTAGAGAGTAAGAAGTACGAGAGTGAGGATGACGAAGAAGAGGCAGCCTCTGATGAGGTGGCTCCAACGGCAGCCGCCAACGAGGATGAGTCAGCTGACGGCAAGAACAAGAAAAACGCGGAGGAGGCTAACAACGACGGGGATTCAAGCAAGGCTCGGCAAGCAGATACCGAGGATGCCGACACTGATCACGAAAAGGAACCAGACGTCAACAACAGTAAAAGAGCAGGCAACCACagacagcggcaacaaggcgagAAAGCGTCGGACGCTGAGGACAAGACGAGCTCAAGAAACGGAGGTCGCCAGCATTTAACGACTACCacctggaggagtggccgccaccccGACGTGGCTGGTCCTGGCGGCTACAACGGAAAAACACGACACAGCGAGTGA